One window of Clostridia bacterium genomic DNA carries:
- a CDS encoding LysR family transcriptional regulator, with product MTLHQLLVFLTVVETGGFSAAAQRLHVTQPAISVQIKALERELGHRLLARSHASNSVELTAAGRMVYRTARRMVRDADKLVAGLERLRIQEEAATSVKVISDLLTGTYLLPEVASRYRSHFGLVGTVPSVTLMITTDYNAIAEGVRAGHYDVGIIPARYEAPGTLQEFTFHLGLVAVANAKHREVAECLDWRHPSLVLPPPGSALREMVDRYFTTLGVHPRTVLEATHPEAVKKIVRTSPVLAITHEITVEDDLRNGTLLKLEPPAPLPKQQYQAIRPRGPRNHLAERFCSTLRQSELIADTEAL from the coding sequence GTGACGCTGCATCAATTACTGGTATTTCTCACGGTGGTTGAAACCGGGGGGTTCTCTGCTGCTGCGCAGAGGCTTCACGTCACCCAGCCGGCCATAAGCGTTCAGATAAAGGCCCTGGAGCGTGAGCTCGGCCACCGGCTCCTCGCCAGAAGCCATGCTTCGAACAGCGTGGAGCTTACTGCGGCCGGGAGAATGGTCTACCGAACGGCGCGCCGGATGGTTCGGGACGCTGACAAGTTGGTGGCAGGGCTGGAAAGGCTCAGAATCCAAGAAGAGGCGGCAACATCGGTCAAGGTAATATCCGACCTCCTGACCGGTACCTACCTCCTTCCCGAGGTAGCCAGCCGGTACCGCAGCCATTTCGGCCTCGTCGGCACCGTTCCGTCAGTAACGTTGATGATTACTACCGACTACAACGCCATTGCCGAAGGGGTGCGGGCCGGTCATTACGATGTCGGCATCATTCCGGCACGATATGAGGCGCCGGGCACCCTGCAGGAGTTCACCTTTCACCTGGGCCTGGTAGCGGTGGCCAACGCAAAGCATCGTGAGGTCGCCGAGTGCCTTGACTGGCGTCATCCGTCTCTCGTGCTGCCTCCCCCGGGGTCTGCCCTGCGTGAAATGGTTGACCGCTATTTCACAACCCTGGGAGTGCATCCCCGCACGGTGTTGGAGGCGACTCATCCCGAGGCCGTAAAGAAGATAGTCAGGACCAGCCCCGTGCTCGCCATTACCCATGAAATCACCGTGGAGGACGACCTGAGAAACGGAACCCTCCTGAAACTCGAGCCCCCGGCTCCGCTTCCCAAGCAGCAGTATCAGGCGATTCGTCCCCGCGGCCCCCGTAACCACCTGGCCGAACGCTTCTGCTCCACGCTTCGGCAGAGTGAACTCATAGCCGATACAGAGGCGCTGTGA
- a CDS encoding FAD-binding protein: MTRRLEELVEAVIDTDFLIIGGGLAGSMAALRAKKRDPNLDVTVIDKAKMEYSGDGVGLDNFNQVPLHKEDLQRDVGEGEAKKAVFGGERMKGLKQLRLDAIQMKHAYISQPILEEIGVKVREDDGTLHVLQGYRRGTVWGRVEYDEQGRPTEPLFGSFSRASDLKIKLGAAVRKTGTRVLDRTMLTGIITRDGAAIGATAINTRTGKFLVFRAKAILLATGAASRLYPYPWAPFPNDLFYTLTSPVNHGGGHVAALSAGAKLYCMEMSVVYNVSKGINHSSGGGACNWYFKMYNSKGEILEDKYADRVVTKAGGMIPGVNFMFAPDMRNAEVEKDVIRSAKDRATEDEIAAVYFTAATEPPKALKFHKLAGGLTNEAPAECVPVLVGVGMATGGVLRENDYSETGVKNLFAAGNVVGSGGSFGFTWACLIADHVLDLVKGQALAPIGVEQLEQIDRTRQRVFAALGRRVEYPVNPLELEHYVRWVNYNYVGLHKIKARMERALELIRLAREEGVPLLVATNPHELMRALEVQDIIDISELHVQSSLLRTESRLVPIHFREDYPALDPQWDNKIVTVKKVAGELKYAVEDLN; encoded by the coding sequence ATGACCAGACGTCTGGAGGAACTGGTCGAGGCGGTTATCGACACCGATTTTCTCATCATCGGCGGCGGGCTGGCGGGCAGCATGGCGGCGCTGCGGGCGAAGAAGCGGGATCCCAACCTGGACGTCACCGTCATCGACAAGGCCAAGATGGAGTACAGCGGCGACGGGGTTGGGCTGGATAATTTCAATCAGGTGCCCCTGCACAAGGAGGATCTGCAGAGGGACGTTGGTGAAGGCGAGGCCAAGAAGGCCGTTTTCGGCGGGGAGCGGATGAAGGGGCTGAAGCAGCTGAGGCTGGACGCCATCCAGATGAAGCACGCCTATATTTCCCAGCCCATTCTGGAGGAAATCGGGGTAAAGGTGCGGGAAGACGACGGGACCCTGCACGTACTTCAGGGGTACAGGCGGGGAACGGTGTGGGGTCGGGTAGAGTACGATGAGCAGGGACGGCCCACCGAGCCCCTGTTCGGAAGCTTCTCCCGAGCCTCAGATCTGAAGATCAAGCTGGGCGCCGCCGTGCGCAAGACCGGCACCCGGGTGCTGGACCGGACCATGCTGACCGGCATAATCACCCGCGACGGCGCGGCCATAGGCGCCACCGCCATTAACACCCGGACCGGGAAGTTTCTGGTCTTCCGGGCCAAGGCCATCCTTCTGGCCACCGGAGCCGCCAGCCGGCTGTACCCCTATCCCTGGGCACCGTTCCCCAATGATCTCTTCTACACCCTCACCTCCCCGGTCAACCACGGGGGAGGGCACGTCGCGGCCCTGAGCGCCGGGGCCAAGCTGTACTGCATGGAGATGTCGGTGGTCTACAACGTCTCCAAGGGCATAAACCACAGCAGCGGTGGCGGGGCCTGCAACTGGTACTTCAAGATGTACAACTCCAAAGGTGAGATTCTGGAAGACAAATACGCGGACCGGGTAGTCACCAAGGCCGGAGGCATGATCCCGGGAGTCAACTTCATGTTTGCCCCGGACATGCGCAACGCCGAAGTAGAGAAAGACGTAATAAGATCGGCCAAGGACCGGGCCACGGAAGACGAAATAGCGGCGGTGTACTTCACCGCGGCCACCGAGCCTCCCAAGGCGCTGAAATTCCACAAGCTGGCCGGAGGTCTTACCAACGAAGCCCCGGCGGAATGCGTACCGGTGCTGGTAGGAGTGGGAATGGCTACCGGCGGGGTGCTGCGGGAGAACGACTACTCCGAGACGGGGGTGAAAAACCTGTTCGCCGCGGGTAACGTCGTGGGCAGCGGCGGCTCCTTCGGCTTTACCTGGGCCTGCCTTATCGCCGACCACGTCCTGGACCTCGTGAAGGGCCAGGCGCTGGCGCCGATTGGGGTAGAGCAGCTGGAGCAGATCGACCGGACGCGGCAGCGGGTCTTTGCCGCCCTGGGCCGCAGGGTAGAGTATCCGGTGAACCCCTTGGAGCTGGAGCACTACGTACGCTGGGTGAACTACAACTACGTAGGACTGCACAAGATCAAGGCGCGGATGGAGCGGGCGCTAGAACTCATCCGCCTGGCGCGGGAAGAGGGGGTGCCCCTTCTGGTGGCCACCAATCCGCACGAACTGATGCGCGCCCTGGAGGTTCAGGACATAATCGACATCTCCGAGCTGCACGTGCAGTCCTCCCTCCTGCGGACCGAAAGCCGGCTGGTACCCATTCATTTCCGGGAGGACTATCCGGCGCTTGACCCGCAGTGGGACAACAAGATCGTTACGGTCAAAAAAGTGGCCGGCGAGCTCAAGTACGCCGTAGAAGACCTCAACTAG